One part of the Lapillicoccus jejuensis genome encodes these proteins:
- a CDS encoding TetR/AcrR family transcriptional regulator has protein sequence MTSATAQQRPGGPDEPSTTAARLLEAAAGAFAAKGFHATTTRDIASRAGLSPAGVYVHFSSKEQLLHALSAQGHGQALAVVRDAAATSGSPTDRLAAVMRAFSAWHAEHHAVASVVQYEFPHLTPAHRDEVLGLRKQIDEVVRDLLREGRADGSMTVDDVRDTALALMSMCIDVARWYSPHIARTPAQIGETYAALGPRLVGARQH, from the coding sequence GTGACGAGCGCGACCGCGCAGCAGCGTCCCGGGGGTCCCGACGAGCCGTCGACGACGGCCGCCCGGCTGCTCGAGGCCGCCGCCGGCGCCTTCGCCGCCAAGGGGTTCCACGCGACGACGACCCGCGACATCGCCTCCCGGGCGGGGCTGTCCCCCGCCGGGGTCTACGTCCACTTCTCCAGCAAGGAGCAGCTGCTGCACGCGCTCAGCGCCCAGGGGCACGGGCAGGCCCTCGCGGTCGTCCGCGACGCGGCCGCCACCTCCGGCTCCCCCACCGACCGCCTGGCCGCCGTCATGCGCGCCTTCAGCGCCTGGCACGCGGAGCACCACGCGGTCGCCAGCGTCGTCCAGTACGAGTTCCCGCACCTCACCCCCGCCCACCGCGACGAGGTGCTCGGGCTGCGCAAGCAGATCGACGAGGTCGTGCGCGACCTGCTGCGCGAGGGTCGCGCCGACGGGTCGATGACCGTCGACGACGTGCGCGACACCGCCCTCGCGCTGATGTCGATGTGCATCGACGTGGCCCGCTGGTACTCCCCCCACATCGCCCGCACCCCGGCCCAGATCGGCGAGACGTACGCCGCCCTCGGGCCGCGCCTCGTCGGCGCACGGCAGCACTGA
- the ettA gene encoding energy-dependent translational throttle protein EttA, with translation MPEFIYVMTKARKAHNEKVILDDVTMSFYPGAKIGVVGPNGAGKSTILKIMAGLDQPSNGEARLAAGASVGILLQEPPLNEEKTVLGNVEEGAGEIKAKLDRYNQISVEMGEPDADYDALLAEMGTLQEEIDHADAWDLDTQLEQAMDALRCPPPDADVTVLSGGERRRVALCKLLLQKPDLLLLDEPTNHLDAESVQWLEQHLASYPGAVLAVTHDRYFLDNVAQWIAEVDRGRLYPYEGNYSTYLEKKAERLTVQGKKDAKLQKRLKDELEWVRSNAKGRQAKSKARLARYEEMAAEAERTRKLDFEEIQIPPGPRLGSTVIEVKDLKKGFGDRVLIDGLSFSLPRNGIVGVIGPNGVGKTTLFKTIVGLEEPDGGSVKVGETVDISYVDQGREGLDPKKNLWETVSDGLDYIKVGHVEIPSRAYVSQFGFKGPDQQKPTGVLSGGERNRLNLALTLKQGGNLLLLDEPTNDLDVETLGSLENALLDFPGCAVVISHDRWFLDRVATHILAYEGTEENPSSWYWFEGNYESYEANKVERLGPDAARPHRVTHRKLTRD, from the coding sequence ATGCCCGAGTTCATCTACGTCATGACCAAGGCGCGCAAGGCGCACAACGAGAAGGTCATCCTCGACGACGTGACGATGTCGTTCTACCCGGGGGCGAAGATCGGCGTCGTCGGTCCGAACGGCGCGGGCAAGTCCACGATCCTCAAGATCATGGCCGGCCTCGACCAGCCCTCGAACGGCGAGGCGCGTCTCGCGGCCGGCGCCAGCGTCGGCATCCTGCTCCAGGAGCCGCCGCTCAACGAGGAGAAGACGGTCCTCGGCAACGTCGAGGAGGGTGCGGGCGAGATCAAGGCCAAGCTCGACCGCTACAACCAGATCTCCGTCGAGATGGGGGAGCCGGACGCCGACTACGACGCCCTGCTCGCCGAGATGGGCACCCTCCAGGAGGAGATCGACCACGCCGACGCGTGGGACCTCGACACCCAGCTCGAGCAGGCGATGGACGCGCTGCGGTGCCCGCCGCCGGACGCCGACGTCACCGTCCTGTCCGGTGGTGAGCGCCGCCGCGTCGCCCTGTGCAAGCTGCTCCTGCAGAAGCCCGACCTGCTGCTGCTCGACGAGCCGACCAACCACCTGGACGCCGAGTCGGTGCAGTGGCTCGAGCAGCACCTCGCCTCGTACCCGGGCGCCGTCCTGGCCGTCACCCACGACCGGTACTTCCTCGACAACGTCGCCCAGTGGATCGCCGAGGTCGACCGCGGGCGGCTCTACCCCTACGAGGGGAATTACTCGACCTACCTGGAGAAGAAGGCCGAGCGCCTGACGGTCCAGGGCAAGAAGGACGCCAAGCTCCAGAAGCGCCTCAAGGACGAGCTCGAGTGGGTGCGCTCGAACGCCAAGGGTCGCCAGGCCAAGAGCAAGGCGCGCCTGGCCCGCTACGAGGAGATGGCCGCGGAGGCCGAGCGCACCCGCAAGCTCGACTTCGAGGAGATCCAGATCCCGCCGGGCCCGCGCCTGGGCTCGACCGTCATCGAGGTCAAGGACCTCAAGAAGGGCTTCGGCGACCGGGTTCTCATCGACGGGCTGTCCTTCTCGCTGCCGCGCAACGGCATCGTCGGCGTCATCGGCCCCAACGGCGTCGGCAAGACCACGCTGTTCAAGACCATCGTCGGGCTCGAGGAGCCGGACGGCGGGTCGGTCAAGGTCGGCGAGACGGTCGACATCTCGTACGTCGACCAGGGTCGTGAGGGCCTGGACCCGAAGAAGAACCTCTGGGAGACCGTCTCCGACGGGCTCGACTACATCAAGGTCGGCCACGTCGAGATCCCGTCGCGGGCCTACGTCTCGCAGTTCGGCTTCAAGGGCCCGGACCAGCAGAAGCCGACCGGGGTGCTCTCCGGTGGCGAGCGCAACCGGCTCAACCTCGCCCTCACCCTCAAGCAGGGCGGCAACCTGCTGCTGCTCGACGAGCCGACCAACGACCTCGACGTCGAGACCCTCGGCTCGCTGGAGAACGCGCTGCTGGACTTCCCGGGCTGCGCGGTCGTCATCAGCCACGACCGGTGGTTCCTCGACCGGGTCGCGACGCACATCCTCGCCTACGAGGGCACCGAGGAGAACCCGTCGTCGTGGTACTGGTTCGAGGGCAACTACGAGTCCTACGAGGCCAACAAGGTCGAGCGGCTCGGCCCCGACGCGGCCCGCCCGCACCGGGTCACCCACCGCAAGCTCACCCGCGACTGA
- a CDS encoding single-stranded DNA-binding protein, with protein MTDHDEQQEQQMNESFVTVCGNVVADPQSRTTKQGKVFASFRVASTTRRYDQGLGAFVDGSTNFVNVVGFNALGANVMGSLKKGDPVIVYGRLRVNQYQATDGTPRTSVEVDAHAVGHNLTRGLSALTRLGRPQGEPVDRLADPVITGSFDDDAAQPVDPGPDVADLEEALDGDPWATGSGTASSGELREEDADTDAYVVTPG; from the coding sequence GTGACGGACCACGACGAGCAGCAGGAGCAGCAGATGAACGAGAGCTTCGTGACGGTGTGCGGCAACGTCGTCGCCGACCCGCAGAGCCGCACGACCAAGCAGGGCAAGGTCTTCGCGTCCTTCCGGGTCGCCTCGACGACCCGCCGCTACGACCAGGGCCTGGGCGCCTTCGTCGACGGCAGCACCAACTTCGTCAACGTCGTGGGCTTCAACGCCCTCGGCGCCAACGTCATGGGCAGCCTCAAGAAGGGTGACCCGGTCATCGTCTACGGGCGGCTGCGGGTCAACCAGTACCAGGCGACCGACGGCACGCCGCGCACCTCGGTCGAGGTCGACGCCCACGCGGTGGGGCACAACCTCACCCGGGGGCTCAGCGCGCTGACCAGGCTCGGCCGGCCGCAGGGCGAGCCGGTCGACCGGCTCGCGGACCCGGTGATCACCGGGAGCTTCGACGACGACGCGGCGCAGCCGGTGGACCCGGGGCCGGACGTGGCGGACCTCGAGGAGGCGCTCGACGGCGACCCGTGGGCGACCGGCTCGGGCACCGCGTCGTCCGGCGAGCTGCGCGAGGAGGACGCCGACACGGACGCGTACGTCGTCACCCCGGGCTGA
- a CDS encoding GTPase → MSPLLMGSRTAPAPDPGVLLARAGDLAAAVVDGGAQLPPEDAGAAQEVVEKVRDRVRLGDGHVVAVLAGATGSGKSSLFNALVGHDVSPVGVRRPTTSTPAAAVWGDAPAAELLDWLGIERRHGVDPTDRLGGVVGSLDGLLLVDLPDLDSRETAHRLETDRLLERCDVFVWVTDPQKYADAVLHDDYVRRLADHEASMLVVLNQADRLGGTDDVRACRDDLRRLLTDDAVEPTAVLTTSAVTGAGVDELRQRLANTVAGRAVVHHRLATDLGGAARALRRGVGDTEPALEGEASYGGLVTALGRAAGVPVVLDAVEADHRRASLARTGWLFTRWRRHLSADPLTRLRLGVGAIPGVAGLRGEDVRGDVRALLGRSSLPAPSAGARSAVRLATTDLTDRASQGLPLRWAQAVQDTASPDRTRLEERLDRAVTGTSLRVPDPLSWRVLGALQWGLGAAAVLGLLWALAVFVVAWFRLPTLPGVDLGPLPLWLVLLVVGVVGGLGLAALGRVLAGRGAVRRRRLVARRLDEAVGEVAVEQVVDPVRAVLARHARVRTRLDSALPDPR, encoded by the coding sequence GTGAGTCCGCTGCTCATGGGCTCGCGCACGGCGCCGGCCCCCGACCCCGGCGTGCTGCTCGCCCGCGCCGGTGACCTCGCCGCGGCCGTCGTCGACGGCGGGGCCCAGCTGCCGCCCGAGGACGCCGGCGCCGCGCAGGAGGTCGTCGAGAAGGTCCGCGACCGGGTCCGGCTCGGAGACGGACACGTCGTCGCCGTCCTGGCCGGGGCGACCGGCAGCGGCAAGTCGTCGCTCTTCAACGCGCTCGTCGGCCACGACGTCTCGCCGGTCGGGGTGCGCCGACCGACGACGTCGACCCCCGCGGCGGCCGTGTGGGGCGACGCCCCCGCCGCGGAGCTGCTCGACTGGCTGGGCATCGAGCGGCGGCACGGCGTCGACCCGACCGACCGGCTCGGCGGCGTGGTCGGTTCGCTCGACGGGCTGCTGCTCGTCGACCTGCCCGACCTCGACTCGCGCGAGACCGCGCACCGGCTCGAGACCGACCGCCTGCTCGAGCGGTGCGACGTCTTCGTCTGGGTCACCGACCCGCAGAAGTACGCCGACGCGGTGCTGCACGACGACTACGTGCGCCGGCTCGCCGACCACGAGGCCTCGATGCTCGTCGTGCTCAACCAGGCCGACCGGCTCGGCGGCACCGACGACGTGCGGGCCTGCCGCGACGACCTGCGCCGGCTCCTCACCGACGACGCGGTCGAGCCGACCGCGGTCCTCACGACGTCGGCGGTGACCGGCGCGGGCGTCGACGAGCTGCGTCAGCGGCTGGCCAACACCGTCGCCGGCCGCGCCGTCGTCCACCACCGCCTCGCCACCGACCTCGGCGGCGCCGCCCGGGCGCTGCGCCGTGGGGTCGGTGACACCGAGCCCGCCCTGGAGGGGGAGGCGTCCTACGGCGGCCTCGTCACCGCCCTCGGACGGGCCGCCGGGGTGCCGGTCGTGCTCGACGCCGTCGAGGCCGACCACCGGCGGGCCTCGCTCGCCCGCACCGGCTGGCTGTTCACCCGGTGGCGGCGCCACCTGTCCGCGGACCCCCTGACCCGGCTGCGCCTCGGTGTCGGCGCGATCCCCGGGGTCGCCGGGCTGCGCGGGGAGGACGTGCGCGGCGACGTCCGCGCCCTGCTCGGCCGCTCGTCGCTGCCCGCCCCGTCCGCGGGCGCGCGCTCGGCCGTGCGGCTGGCGACGACGGACCTCACCGACCGGGCCTCGCAGGGGCTGCCGCTGCGGTGGGCGCAGGCGGTGCAGGACACCGCGTCACCGGACCGCACCCGGCTGGAGGAGCGCCTCGACCGGGCGGTGACGGGGACCTCGCTGCGGGTGCCCGACCCCCTCTCGTGGCGGGTGCTCGGCGCGCTGCAGTGGGGGCTCGGCGCTGCCGCCGTGCTCGGGCTGCTGTGGGCGCTGGCCGTGTTCGTCGTCGCGTGGTTCCGGCTCCCCACCCTCCCGGGCGTCGACCTGGGGCCGCTGCCGCTGTGGCTCGTGCTGCTCGTCGTCGGCGTCGTCGGTGGGCTGGGGCTCGCCGCGCTCGGGCGGGTGCTGGCCGGGCGGGGCGCCGTACGACGACGCCGGCTGGTCGCTCGGCGCCTCGACGAGGCGGTGGGCGAGGTCGCCGTCGAGCAGGTCGTCGACCCGGTGCGGGCGGTCCTGGCCCGGCACGCCCGGGTGCGCACGCGGCTGGACTCGGCGCTGCCCGACCCCCGCTGA
- a CDS encoding dynamin family protein: MTGTATATREAEALLAAVRALRGTVAASAFPVPTASAAAATRTRDELVHQLDDYVLPRLTSLDAPLLAVVGGSTGAGKSTLVNSVVGERVTTPGVLRPTTRSPVLVHAPDDRAWFADDRVLPALHRVSGADAVEGTDSLRLVAAPTLPAGLALVDAPDIDSVVAANRALSRQLLAAADLWLFVTTAARYADAVPWDLLHQARERGTAVAVVLDRVPAEAVDEIRDHLGAMLAEQGLQRTPVFTVVEGLGDDGALPEEQVGPLRSWLVALAHDQHARHEVVRQTLQGALASLDARVTSLAAAAREQDAAAAELHDVTATAFAAAARSVSDGMGDGRLLRGEVLARWQEFVGTGEFFKQVESTVSRVRDRLVGALKGRADRADGLGDALQGGVATLVRAEAQGAVSSTTARWRALPGGTDVLEADPALSRPSDDLARRVESLVHDWQGDVLDLVRTEGQDRRTRARVAAYGVNALGTVLILVTLATTGGLTTAEVGIAGGTAVLGQRLLEAIFGDQAVRTLAERARRALVARVETLYAQEQSRYDAAVAALAVPAGQDAALTAAVDAVREVR, translated from the coding sequence ATGACGGGGACGGCGACGGCGACACGGGAGGCCGAGGCGCTGCTGGCCGCCGTCCGCGCCCTGCGGGGGACCGTCGCGGCGTCCGCGTTCCCGGTCCCCACCGCCTCGGCCGCCGCGGCCACCCGCACCCGCGACGAGCTGGTGCACCAGCTCGACGACTACGTCCTGCCGAGACTGACCTCGCTCGACGCGCCGCTGCTGGCCGTCGTCGGCGGCTCGACGGGGGCGGGGAAGTCGACCCTCGTCAACTCGGTCGTGGGGGAGCGGGTCACCACGCCCGGCGTCCTACGCCCCACCACCCGCTCACCCGTCCTCGTCCACGCCCCGGACGACCGGGCCTGGTTCGCCGACGACCGGGTGCTGCCCGCGCTGCACCGGGTGAGCGGCGCCGACGCCGTCGAGGGCACCGACTCGCTGCGGCTCGTCGCGGCGCCGACCCTGCCGGCCGGCCTCGCCCTCGTCGACGCGCCCGACATCGACTCCGTCGTGGCGGCCAACCGGGCGCTGTCGCGCCAGCTGCTGGCCGCCGCCGACCTGTGGCTCTTCGTCACCACCGCGGCCCGGTACGCCGACGCCGTGCCGTGGGACCTGCTGCACCAGGCCCGCGAGCGCGGGACGGCCGTGGCGGTCGTCCTCGACCGCGTCCCCGCCGAGGCGGTCGACGAGATCCGCGACCACCTGGGCGCGATGCTCGCCGAGCAGGGCCTGCAGCGCACCCCCGTCTTCACCGTCGTCGAGGGCCTGGGCGACGATGGGGCGCTGCCCGAGGAGCAGGTCGGCCCGCTGCGCTCCTGGCTCGTCGCGCTCGCCCACGACCAGCACGCGCGGCACGAGGTCGTCCGGCAGACCCTCCAGGGGGCGCTGGCCTCGCTCGACGCCCGGGTCACCTCGCTGGCGGCCGCCGCGCGAGAGCAGGACGCCGCGGCCGCCGAGCTGCACGACGTCACCGCCACCGCCTTCGCGGCCGCCGCCCGGTCCGTCTCCGACGGGATGGGCGACGGGCGGCTGCTGCGCGGCGAGGTGCTGGCCCGGTGGCAGGAGTTCGTCGGCACGGGCGAGTTCTTCAAGCAGGTCGAGTCGACGGTCTCGCGCGTGCGCGACCGGCTCGTCGGCGCCCTCAAGGGCCGCGCCGACCGCGCCGACGGGCTCGGCGACGCCCTCCAGGGCGGGGTCGCCACGCTCGTGCGGGCCGAGGCCCAGGGGGCGGTGTCGAGCACGACCGCGCGCTGGCGGGCGCTGCCCGGCGGGACCGACGTCCTCGAGGCCGACCCCGCTCTGTCGCGGCCGTCGGACGACCTCGCCCGGCGGGTCGAGTCGCTCGTGCACGACTGGCAGGGCGACGTCCTCGACCTCGTGCGCACCGAGGGCCAGGACCGGCGCACCCGCGCCCGGGTGGCGGCGTACGGCGTCAACGCGCTCGGGACGGTGCTCATCCTCGTCACCCTCGCCACCACCGGCGGCCTGACCACCGCCGAGGTCGGCATCGCTGGCGGGACGGCGGTGCTCGGGCAGCGGCTGCTCGAGGCGATCTTCGGCGACCAGGCCGTGCGCACCCTCGCCGAGCGCGCCCGTCGCGCCCTCGTCGCGCGGGTCGAGACGCTCTACGCGCAGGAGCAGAGCCGGTACGACGCCGCCGTGGCGGCGCTCGCCGTCCCCGCCGGCCAGGACGCGGCGCTGACCGCCGCCGTGGACGCGGTGCGGGAGGTGCGGTGA
- a CDS encoding iron chaperone — translation MPGPADVDAYVAALPEPRRTVAEQVRRTVLDAVPGGVETIAYAMPAVAVDGRVPVHWGAWAKHLSLYPVPEALAEETAPYRARKGTLRFPYDDLPLDLVARVAAALAAERTGADVGSGHADPPGA, via the coding sequence ATGCCCGGCCCGGCCGACGTCGACGCGTACGTCGCCGCGCTGCCCGAGCCGCGCCGGACGGTCGCCGAGCAGGTGCGTCGCACGGTCCTCGACGCGGTCCCCGGCGGCGTCGAGACGATCGCCTACGCGATGCCGGCCGTCGCGGTCGACGGCCGGGTTCCCGTGCACTGGGGCGCGTGGGCGAAGCACCTCTCGCTCTACCCCGTCCCCGAGGCGCTCGCCGAGGAGACGGCGCCGTACCGCGCCCGCAAGGGCACCCTCCGCTTCCCGTACGACGACCTGCCGCTGGACCTCGTCGCCCGGGTCGCCGCCGCCCTCGCCGCGGAGCGCACCGGCGCAGACGTCGGCAGCGGGCACGCGGACCCGCCGGGCGCCTAG
- a CDS encoding PrsW family intramembrane metalloprotease has translation MSTGDPRWSTAGNVTSRPTVRRVLLYGVVVALFLLCWAVLGRVFSTGFGLQTTVLAALFAAIPLLVVIPTYLWIDRYEAEPNRYLAFAFLWGALCATVGALFLNTFFSIALVLLGEGQEQADLLGATVSAPIVEEGLKGLGILLIVLVRRRQFDGIVDGIVYAGMVGAGFAFTENILYLGRMYAEYGTQGLTALFLLRCVMGPFAHPLFTSMTGIGLGVAVSLVRTRGTKVLAGLAGYLAAVGLHALWNLSASTGNLLGLYVLVQVPIFLGYVATLVWARTREGRQIRLYLSQYADAGWLGHQEVAMLGSLPARRNARTWARATGGAPALASMKAFQDAASDLALLRSRIVRGVAEPQAQTRERELLDSLVAHRAAFTGTAAFARR, from the coding sequence ATGTCGACAGGGGACCCGCGGTGGAGCACCGCCGGCAACGTCACCTCCCGTCCGACGGTGCGTCGCGTGCTGCTGTACGGCGTCGTCGTCGCCCTCTTCCTGCTCTGCTGGGCCGTGCTGGGCCGCGTGTTCAGCACCGGGTTCGGGCTGCAGACGACGGTGCTCGCCGCCCTGTTCGCGGCCATCCCGCTGCTCGTCGTCATCCCGACCTACCTGTGGATCGACCGCTACGAGGCCGAGCCCAACCGCTACCTCGCCTTCGCCTTCCTCTGGGGGGCGCTGTGCGCGACGGTCGGTGCGCTCTTCCTCAACACGTTCTTCTCCATCGCCCTCGTCCTGCTGGGGGAGGGGCAGGAGCAGGCCGACCTGCTCGGCGCGACGGTGAGCGCGCCGATCGTCGAGGAGGGCCTCAAGGGCCTCGGCATCCTGCTCATCGTCCTGGTGCGGCGGCGCCAGTTCGACGGCATCGTCGACGGGATCGTCTACGCGGGGATGGTCGGCGCGGGGTTCGCCTTCACCGAGAACATCCTCTACCTGGGGCGGATGTACGCCGAGTACGGCACCCAGGGCCTGACCGCGCTGTTCCTCCTGCGCTGCGTCATGGGGCCGTTCGCGCACCCGCTGTTCACGTCGATGACCGGGATCGGGCTCGGCGTCGCCGTCTCGCTCGTGCGCACCCGCGGGACGAAGGTGCTCGCCGGGCTGGCCGGGTACCTCGCCGCGGTGGGTCTGCACGCGCTGTGGAACCTCAGCGCCTCGACCGGCAACCTGCTCGGTCTCTACGTCCTGGTCCAGGTGCCGATCTTCCTCGGGTACGTCGCCACGCTGGTCTGGGCGCGCACCCGCGAGGGCCGCCAGATCCGGCTCTACCTGTCCCAGTACGCCGACGCCGGCTGGCTCGGCCACCAGGAGGTCGCCATGCTCGGGTCCCTGCCCGCCCGGCGCAACGCCCGGACCTGGGCGCGCGCCACGGGCGGAGCGCCGGCGCTGGCGTCGATGAAGGCCTTCCAGGACGCCGCCTCAGACTTGGCCCTGCTGCGCTCGCGGATCGTCCGCGGCGTCGCCGAGCCGCAGGCGCAGACCCGCGAGCGCGAGCTGCTCGACTCGCTCGTCGCGCACCGGGCCGCCTTCACGGGGACGGCGGCCTTCGCCCGGCGCTGA
- the orn gene encoding oligoribonuclease, translating into MSQSTDRAGTDRIVWVDCEMTGLSLERDALVEVAVLVTDFELNQLGDGVDVVVKPPAAALEQMDDFVRTMHTTSGLLTELDKGVTLAEAEDQVMEYVAQWAPEARKAPLGGNTVATDRGFLARDMPRLEGHLHYRIIDVSSVKELARRWYPRAYFNAPKKHGGHRALADIRESIAELRYYRAAVFVPQPGPDSATARALAAQHAVGPAES; encoded by the coding sequence GTGAGCCAGTCCACCGACCGCGCCGGCACCGACCGCATCGTCTGGGTCGACTGCGAGATGACCGGCCTGTCCCTCGAGCGCGACGCGCTCGTCGAGGTCGCCGTCCTCGTGACCGACTTCGAGCTGAACCAGCTGGGCGACGGCGTCGACGTCGTCGTCAAGCCGCCCGCGGCGGCGCTGGAGCAGATGGACGACTTCGTCCGCACGATGCACACCACCTCGGGGCTGCTCACCGAGCTCGACAAGGGCGTCACCCTCGCCGAGGCCGAGGACCAGGTGATGGAGTACGTCGCCCAGTGGGCGCCGGAGGCGCGCAAGGCGCCGCTCGGCGGCAACACCGTCGCCACCGACCGCGGGTTCCTCGCGCGCGACATGCCGCGGCTCGAGGGGCACCTGCACTACCGGATCATCGACGTCTCGTCGGTCAAGGAACTGGCCCGGCGCTGGTACCCCCGGGCCTACTTCAACGCGCCGAAGAAGCACGGCGGGCACCGTGCGCTCGCCGACATCCGCGAGTCGATCGCCGAGCTGCGCTACTACCGCGCCGCCGTCTTCGTCCCCCAGCCGGGACCGGACTCGGCGACCGCGCGCGCGCTCGCCGCGCAGCACGCGGTCGGTCCGGCCGAGTCCTGA
- a CDS encoding ferric reductase-like transmembrane domain-containing protein, producing the protein MNEILWYASRATGVASITLLTAVVVLGMLTASRRPPRGVRSAVVIGLHRSLALGASLFLLVHIATAIAETYVNIDLVSALVPFTSGYETAWVGLGTLAFDIVLALVATSLLRHRLPERAWRTVHWAAYAFWPMALIHGLALGTSSEPLLRGTTIACAVVGAAALVWRVGATDPDRERRSAVLAQEWS; encoded by the coding sequence GTGAACGAGATCCTCTGGTACGCCTCGCGGGCGACCGGCGTCGCGAGCATCACGCTGCTGACCGCCGTCGTCGTGCTGGGCATGCTCACCGCCTCCCGGCGCCCGCCGCGCGGGGTGCGCTCGGCCGTCGTCATCGGCCTGCACCGCTCCCTGGCCCTCGGCGCGAGCCTCTTCCTCCTCGTGCACATCGCGACCGCGATCGCCGAGACCTACGTCAACATCGACCTGGTCTCCGCGCTGGTGCCGTTCACGTCCGGCTACGAGACGGCGTGGGTCGGGCTGGGCACGCTCGCCTTCGACATCGTCCTCGCGCTCGTCGCCACCTCGCTGCTGCGCCACCGCCTGCCGGAGCGCGCGTGGCGCACGGTGCACTGGGCGGCGTACGCCTTCTGGCCGATGGCGCTGATCCACGGGCTCGCGCTCGGGACGTCCTCGGAGCCGCTGCTGCGCGGCACGACCATCGCCTGCGCCGTCGTCGGCGCCGCGGCGCTGGTCTGGCGGGTCGGCGCGACCGACCCCGACCGCGAGCGCCGGTCCGCCGTCCTCGCGCAGGAGTGGTCGTGA
- a CDS encoding NADH-ubiquinone oxidoreductase-F iron-sulfur binding region domain-containing protein — MTATAGLARATGRHDRAALADLLEAAGLTGRGGASFSTATKLRSALDSGADMVVNCCDGELGAGKDAWLVAERLDEVRRGAALVTGGRPARWAAHRDSRTAARLHAAGLDVLEVPHRYVSSEESSLVALAHGGLARPVTKHQPVSFGGRDSEGRRLRPTLVLNAETLWLVAGVAERGAAWFRSVGTVAEPGPRLVAVGGDVASPGVLETSAGIGVRDLVEAAGGPTGRVVGINVGGLSGGWLSAEEARGAVWSRQGLAPYGIGPGPGVVHVLADGGCPVRHVAATVRWAAGESAGQCGPCMFGLPAVADDLDDLAAGWLDAAGLRRLRGRLGLLPGRGACRFPDGVAGYAASALRVFATEVDAHRQGSCRYGAPATGARS, encoded by the coding sequence GTGACCGCCACCGCGGGCCTCGCCCGCGCCACCGGCCGCCACGACCGCGCCGCCCTGGCCGACCTGCTCGAGGCCGCCGGGCTGACCGGCCGCGGCGGCGCGTCGTTCAGCACCGCGACCAAGCTGCGCTCCGCGCTGGACTCCGGCGCCGACATGGTCGTCAACTGCTGCGACGGCGAGCTCGGCGCCGGCAAGGACGCGTGGCTCGTCGCCGAACGGCTCGACGAGGTGCGCCGCGGCGCCGCTCTGGTCACCGGCGGGCGTCCCGCCCGCTGGGCCGCGCACCGCGACTCGCGCACCGCCGCCCGGCTGCACGCGGCCGGCCTCGACGTCCTCGAGGTGCCGCACCGCTACGTCTCCTCCGAGGAGAGCTCGCTCGTCGCGCTCGCGCACGGCGGCCTGGCCCGGCCGGTGACCAAGCACCAGCCGGTCTCCTTCGGTGGCCGCGACAGCGAGGGACGCCGGCTGCGGCCCACCCTCGTCCTCAACGCCGAGACGCTGTGGCTCGTCGCGGGGGTCGCCGAGCGCGGTGCTGCATGGTTCCGCTCCGTCGGGACGGTCGCCGAGCCGGGCCCGCGCCTGGTCGCCGTCGGTGGTGACGTCGCCTCCCCCGGTGTCCTCGAGACCTCCGCCGGCATCGGCGTCCGCGACCTCGTCGAGGCGGCGGGCGGTCCGACCGGTCGCGTCGTGGGAATCAACGTCGGTGGCCTCAGCGGGGGGTGGCTGAGCGCGGAGGAGGCCCGGGGAGCCGTGTGGTCCCGGCAGGGCCTGGCGCCGTACGGGATCGGTCCCGGCCCCGGTGTCGTCCACGTCCTCGCCGACGGCGGGTGCCCCGTGCGGCACGTCGCCGCCACCGTGCGCTGGGCGGCCGGCGAGTCCGCCGGCCAGTGCGGGCCGTGCATGTTCGGCCTGCCCGCGGTCGCCGACGACCTGGACGACCTCGCCGCCGGCTGGCTCGACGCGGCGGGGTTGCGCCGGCTGCGCGGGCGGCTCGGCCTGCTGCCGGGCCGCGGCGCCTGCCGCTTCCCCGACGGCGTCGCCGGCTACGCCGCGAGCGCGCTGCGCGTCTTCGCCACCGAGGTCGACGCCCACCGTCAGGGCTCCTGCCGGTACGGCGCCCCAGCGACCGGAGCCCGGTCGTGA
- a CDS encoding ferredoxin, which translates to MSPRPAAPAVVVDRVACTGHGVCAGILEGAVTLDEWGYPIVHAGVEPDPSHVATAVTLCPARALLARRSS; encoded by the coding sequence GTGAGCCCCCGACCCGCCGCCCCGGCCGTCGTCGTGGACCGGGTGGCCTGCACCGGGCACGGGGTCTGCGCCGGGATCCTCGAGGGCGCCGTGACCCTCGACGAGTGGGGCTACCCGATCGTCCACGCCGGCGTCGAGCCCGACCCGTCCCACGTCGCCACCGCGGTGACGCTCTGCCCGGCGCGGGCGCTGCTCGCGCGGAGGTCGTCGTGA